AGCCGGCCCCGGCGAAGGCTCCGCCGACGCCGGCCGCCGGACCGGGCCCGGGGGAGGGCGCCCATTCCGCCGCGGACCCGGCCCAGCCCGCCAGTGCCGCCAGTGCCGCCAAGCCGGAGGGACAGGCCGGGAAGCCCGCGGCGACGCCGGACACGTCCGCGGCGGCCAAACCGGCATCCGGCAAGGCCGCGCCGGAGGGGCCCGGAGAGAAGGCGGGGGCGGTCGCGAAGGACGCGCCGAAGGCCGATGCGGGGAAGAAGGACGGATCGAAGAAGGATCCGCTCCGGAAGGAGGCCGCCGCCCACGGCAAGACGGCGGCGAAGAAGCCGGCCGAAGCGCCCGACGAGCCGCCGCAGGACCTGCCGCGCCTGCGGGCGCAGGCCGTGGTCGAGTACCTGCTCCAGGCGGGCGCCCGCCCCGATCAGGTCGCGCCGGGACCGGACGTCCCGGCCGGGCCCGTCGCCATCGCGCTGCTGCCGTGACGGCCATCTGCCCCGCCGCGCGCCCGCCGGCCGGGTCGCGCCCGTTCCCGCGCCCGCGTCTTCACCGCACCCGCAGGGAGGCCGGACGGCCGTGACGCTTCTGCTCGCCGGGTTCTGGCCCGGGCTCGCCGGGGCAGGTGCGCTCGGCCTCGTGGTCGGTGCCCTCGCGGGCTGGCCGGACCGGTACGGCGTGCCCCTTGGCCTGTTCGTGCTGGCGGGTCTGCTGGCGGCCGCGGCGATCGCCGGGTTCGTGCCGGGCGTGCCGGGCCTCTGGCTGGACGCGGCGGCCCTGCTGCTGCCGCCCTATCTCGTCGGCTGCGTGCTCGGGGCGCTGGGGCGGCATCTCGCGACGCGGAGCTGAGCGGCTCCGGCGACGGGCGATCGATCGGTTCGGGAACCGGTGCGCGGCCTGCCCGCGTTGCCTCCCCATGCAGGGCGCGATGCCCACCCCGAACCGACGAGGCCGCCATGATCCGGACCGATCGAAGTCCCCGCCCGGCGCAGCGCCGCTCCGCCCTCCGTCTGCCGCGCCCCCGGGCCGGCGCCGCCGCCACCGGCCTGTTCCTGGCCGCTCTCGCCCTCTCGGCCGCCACGGTGCCGCTGGTCGAGCCCGCCGACGCGACCACCTCCGGCCACACCGCGCAGGCGGCCCTGACACTCCCGGCCCGCTAATGGCGGCGGCGCGTCGGGCGGACGCGCCGTCACTGCCGTGCTGGAAAGGGGTAGGGCGAGGGGTGCGCGTTGTCCGGAAGGACATGATCCCTGACCCCGTAGCTCCTCCCGGCCGATCCCGGGTCTGCCCGGGATCGGCACGAAGAAGTCCTCGACGGGCAATCCCGGCCGGGGGGAAGGAGCCTCGCGCCCCGCTCCGCGGCCGTTCGGGCCGCGCCGGATACGGGACTCCGGAAGCTGCGGCGCGGAATGGGCAGTTGCGGATCTGCTCCGCCCACCGCGATCCGCGGCGGATCCGCCGGCCCGCCGCGTCCGGTGAGGCAACCCGGACCGGCTCCGAATTGTTGTCCGCCCGAGCCCGCATCCGGGCTCCGGGGAGACGGCCATGGGACTGCTCGAATCGGCGATCGGTGGCGTGCTCGGCCAGGTGTTCGGCGGGCAGAAGCAGGGATCCGGGGGGATGTCGCCCCTGGTGAAGGCCCTGCTGATGCTGCTACTCGCCAAGGGCGCGAGCGGCGGCTTCGGCGACATTTTCGGGCGCGGGCACCAGGGTGAGCCGGGACCCGAGGCCGACCGCTCCGGCGGCGCGGGGCCCTACGGGCGCGATCCCGGCCAGCACCCCGCCGATGCCGGCGGGCGCCGGCCCGACGGGGGCGATATCGGCGGCTGGGACCAGTATGGCGGCCGCCGCGATAGCGGCCCCGAGGGCACCGTCGACCCGTCCCTGCCGCCCGGCGATTTTTCGGATTTGTCCGGCATGCTCGACGGCCCCGGCGACGCCCCGGCCCCGAGCCGCGCCGCGCCGGAAGGGCAGGGGGATCTCGGCGGCCTCGACGGGCTGGTGGACCGGTTCCGCCAGGGGGGCCTCGGCGACGTGATGGAGTCCTGGATCGGCCACGGCGCCAACCGCCCGGTGGCCCCGGACCAGCTTGCCCGGGCGCTGGGCCCCGGCACAGTGGATACCCTCCAGCAGCAGACTGGGATGGACCGCGAGATGCTTCTTTCTCAGTTGGCCCAGGCGTTGCCAGAGGTGGTGCACGCGCTCACGCCGCAGGGGCGGGTGCCCGGAGCAGAGGAGCGGCAGAGGTGGTGACCGCCAACCTCTAATTCCTACCGATCCATGACAATGTGTTGGTCAGGTAGAATTCGCTTTTGAGGCCTGCGCCTGATCCTATGACCTCAGTAATGGATCAAAGTCCCTAGAAATTAATTCACCCGCCGCATCACAAGCGACGCGTTGGTCCCCCCGAACCCGAACGAGTTCGACAGCACCACATCCACCTGCTTCCGCTTCGCCTCGAACGGGACAAGATCGATCTTGGTCTCGACCGAGGGGTTGTCGAGGTTCAGCGTCGGCGGGATGACGTTGTCGCGCAGGACAAGGATCGAAAAAATCGCCTCGACCGAGCCGGCGGCGCCCAGCAGGTGGCCGACCGAACTCTTGGTGGACGACATGGTGGCGTTCGCGGCGGCGTCGCCCAGGAGGCGCTCCACGGCCTTCAACTCCAGCTCGTCGCCCATGGGCGTCGAGGTACCGTGGGCGTTGATGTAGCCGATCTCGGACGGGGAGATCCCGGCCCGCTTCACCGCCGCGCTCATGCAGCGGAAGGCGCCGTCGCCGTCCGGGGAGGGGGAGGTGATGTGGTAGGCGTCGCCCGAGAGGCCGTAGCCCACCACCTCGGCGTAGATCTTCGCGCCGCGGGCCTTGGCGTGCTCGTACTCCTCCAGCACCACGATGCCGGCGCCCTCGCCCATGAGGAAGCCGTCGCGGTCACGGTCGTAGGGGCGGGAGGCCTTCTCCGGCATGTCGTTGAAGCCCGTGGTCAGCGCCCGGCAGGCCGAGAAGCCCGCGATCGAGAGGCGGTTCACCGGCGACTCGGCGCCGCCCGCCACCATCACGTCGGCGTCGCCGAGCGCGATCAGGCGGCTCGCGTCGCCGATGGCGTGGGCGCCCGTGGAGCAGGCCGTCACCACGGCGTTGTTCGGACCCTTGAGGCCGTAGGCGATCGAGACCTGCCCGGAAGCGAGGTTGATGATCCGGCCCGGAATGAAGAATGGCGAGATCCGGCGCGGGCCCTTCTCGTGCAGGGTCACGGAGGCGTCGTAGATGCCGCCGATGCCGCCGATGCCGGAGCCGATCAGCACGCCGGTGGCGCACTGGTCCTCGTGGCTCTTCGGGAGCCAATTCGCGTCCTTCAGGGCCTCGTCGGCCGCCGCCATGGCGTAGACGATGAACGGGTCGACCTTGCGCTGCTCCTTGGCCTCCATCACCGCGTCGGGGTTGAAGGTGCCGTCGGTGCCGTCGCCAAAGGGGACCTGGGCGGCGATCCGGCAGGGCAGGTCGCCGGATTCGAAGCCGCGGATCGGGCCGGCGCCGCTGTCGCCCGCGATCAGCCGGCTCCAGGTGTGCTCGACCCCGCTGCCGAGCGGCGTGACCATCCCCAGACCCGTGACCACCACCCGCCGCATCGCACCCGTCCCGTCTTGAGGCGCACCCGGTCCGCCGGAGCGCATCGTCTATAACTGCCGGAGGCGGATTCGGTCCCGTCGGGACCGATCACGCCTCCGAGCCTTCAAACGCATAACGGCGCGGGGGCCGTTCCGCCTCGCCCGCGCCGCGTGAATCGAAAAAGTCCCGGCGCCGTCAGGCGGCGGAGTTCTTCTCCAGGAACTTCACGGCGTCGCCCACCGTCTGGATCGTCTCGGCCGCATCGTCCGGGATCTCGACGTTGAACTCCTCCTCGAAGGCCATCACCAGCTCGACCGTGTCGAGGCTGTCGGCACCGAGGTCGTCGATGAAGTTGGCGCTCTCGACCACCTTCTCGGGCTCGACGCCCAGGTGCTCGACGACGATCTTCTTCACGCGCTCAGCGATATCGCTCATCGGTCTTCCGTCCTCGTCCTTCTGGTCTGTCAGTCTTCTCGGGGTGATGCCTTGACCGCGTCGCGCCCCTTCTAGGGCTTGTTGACGGGCCGGTGTCCGATCGCGCGTGCTTCTGAGGTAACCGGCGAGGTGAACCCTGTGCCCCCGCCGGGAGGCCTTGGACTGAAAACCCGCTGAACCGTCAACCCCCTGTGCGGCTGCGGGGGGTTGGTAGCACAGGGCTCCCGCCCTGGCGAGGGGCCGTTCAGAAACCCTTCATGGGTGTGGCGTTTGCGTGCCGGACACCCTGATTCGCGAACAGCCAAGACCAGTATACAGATCCTAGTACATCGCCATTCCGCCATTCACGTGCAGCGTGTGGCCGGTGACGTAGCCGGCCTCCGCGGAGGCGAGGTATAGGCAGGCGGCCGCCACCTCCGCGCCCTCGCCGAGGCGCCCGGCGGGCACCCGGGTCAGGATGCCCTCGCGCTGCTTCTCGTTCAGCGCGTCGGTCATGGGCGAGCTGATGAAGCCCGGAGCGATGCAGTTGACGGTGATTCCGCGGGAGGCGACCTCGGCGGCGAGCGCCTTGGTCAGGCCCACGAGGCCGGCCTTGGCGGCGGCGTAGTTGCCCTGGCCGGGATTGCCGGTCGAGCCCACCACTGAGCCGATGTTGACGATCCGCCCGAAGCGGCGGCGCATCATGCCCTTCACGGCAGCCCGCGACAGGCGGAAGGCGGCGGTGAGGTTGACGGCCAGCACTTGCTCCCACTCCTCGTCCTTCATCCGCATGAAGAGGTTGTCGCGGGTGATGCCGGCGTTGTTCACCAGGATGTCCAGCGGGCCGATCGCGGCCTC
The sequence above is drawn from the Methylobacterium mesophilicum SR1.6/6 genome and encodes:
- the fabF gene encoding beta-ketoacyl-ACP synthase II is translated as MRRVVVTGLGMVTPLGSGVEHTWSRLIAGDSGAGPIRGFESGDLPCRIAAQVPFGDGTDGTFNPDAVMEAKEQRKVDPFIVYAMAAADEALKDANWLPKSHEDQCATGVLIGSGIGGIGGIYDASVTLHEKGPRRISPFFIPGRIINLASGQVSIAYGLKGPNNAVVTACSTGAHAIGDASRLIALGDADVMVAGGAESPVNRLSIAGFSACRALTTGFNDMPEKASRPYDRDRDGFLMGEGAGIVVLEEYEHAKARGAKIYAEVVGYGLSGDAYHITSPSPDGDGAFRCMSAAVKRAGISPSEIGYINAHGTSTPMGDELELKAVERLLGDAAANATMSSTKSSVGHLLGAAGSVEAIFSILVLRDNVIPPTLNLDNPSVETKIDLVPFEAKRKQVDVVLSNSFGFGGTNASLVMRRVN
- the fabG gene encoding 3-oxoacyl-[acyl-carrier-protein] reductase, which translates into the protein MFDLTGRKALVTGATGGLGQAIARTLHAQGATVALSGTRPQALEALAAELGERAHPVAADLADATSVEGLVPAAEAAIGPLDILVNNAGITRDNLFMRMKDEEWEQVLAVNLTAAFRLSRAAVKGMMRRRFGRIVNIGSVVGSTGNPGQGNYAAAKAGLVGLTKALAAEVASRGITVNCIAPGFISSPMTDALNEKQREGILTRVPAGRLGEGAEVAAACLYLASAEAGYVTGHTLHVNGGMAMY
- a CDS encoding acyl carrier protein, which translates into the protein MSDIAERVKKIVVEHLGVEPEKVVESANFIDDLGADSLDTVELVMAFEEEFNVEIPDDAAETIQTVGDAVKFLEKNSAA
- a CDS encoding YidB family protein, giving the protein MGLLESAIGGVLGQVFGGQKQGSGGMSPLVKALLMLLLAKGASGGFGDIFGRGHQGEPGPEADRSGGAGPYGRDPGQHPADAGGRRPDGGDIGGWDQYGGRRDSGPEGTVDPSLPPGDFSDLSGMLDGPGDAPAPSRAAPEGQGDLGGLDGLVDRFRQGGLGDVMESWIGHGANRPVAPDQLARALGPGTVDTLQQQTGMDREMLLSQLAQALPEVVHALTPQGRVPGAEERQRW